One part of the Marinobacterium rhizophilum genome encodes these proteins:
- a CDS encoding response regulator, whose amino-acid sequence MTQLERVLYVEDDEDIRVVAQVALEMVGGLDVKVCSSGEQALAEAQAYAPHLILLDVMMPGLDGPMTLAGLRQIPALADTPVLFMTAKVQPSEVAHYKSLGAVDVLSKPFDPMSLADQLKSIWSGLHDG is encoded by the coding sequence ATGACGCAATTGGAACGTGTGCTCTATGTCGAAGATGACGAGGATATCCGGGTCGTCGCCCAGGTCGCGCTCGAAATGGTCGGCGGGCTTGATGTCAAGGTGTGCTCGTCCGGTGAACAGGCGTTGGCGGAAGCGCAGGCCTATGCGCCTCATCTTATTTTGCTCGATGTCATGATGCCTGGGCTCGATGGCCCGATGACGCTGGCGGGGTTGCGGCAGATACCGGCGCTGGCCGATACGCCGGTACTCTTTATGACGGCCAAGGTGCAGCCGTCCGAAGTCGCGCACTACAAGTCACTGGGTGCCGTGGATGTCCTGAGCAAACCGTTCGACCCCATGAGTCTGGCCGATCAGTTGAAGTCGATCTGGAGTGGCTTGCATGACGGCTAA
- a CDS encoding diguanylate cyclase, whose product MTAKDRALETLKLQRQRYLERLPATVAYLGELAQSWGQGRLDEQRFEALKQGLHRIAGSAGIFGLEELGREAGRLEAAICNGQALEGEGRRALVQAVLSLAARWLSSTEHLTESVDTLDTPSQGVMPTVWLLTDAHASEQSLLGSLRQYGFDVKRLDGLAAAEGALVFSGSVHGVLVVDSERVKLTTTLSERLLQAGVPIVFISRQDDFESRLEAARLGGCAFFARPLDVMKLVELIDSRVGEREAEAYRILIVDDDELLSLHYQHALRGAGMQAEIEPDPADLISRLETFRPDLLLLDINMPGYSGIELATSLRFYEEWTGLPIVFLSAEVNQERQLLALGQGGDDFIAKPISEKRLVSVVRARAERMRRLAGLRACDGLTGLLNHVHIKEALAVECMRAMREQSTFSVVMLDIDHFKQVNDTYGHARGDSVIRALSHLLKTRLRGSDKVGRYGGEEFLAIMPGCQKDAAQRQCDWLREAFAALEFEHEGVIFSCTLSAGIASSEDYELQHANTLLECADQALYAAKDGGRNRVIGWHRQLEHEAGARHSVTG is encoded by the coding sequence ATGACGGCTAAAGACCGTGCATTGGAAACACTAAAGTTACAGCGCCAGCGTTACCTTGAACGCCTGCCGGCGACGGTTGCCTATCTCGGCGAGCTTGCGCAGTCCTGGGGGCAGGGGCGGCTGGATGAGCAGCGGTTCGAGGCGCTCAAACAGGGTCTGCACCGCATTGCGGGATCGGCCGGCATCTTCGGCCTGGAGGAGCTGGGACGCGAAGCCGGCCGGCTGGAAGCGGCGATCTGTAATGGGCAGGCGCTGGAAGGAGAGGGGCGCAGGGCGCTGGTGCAGGCTGTGCTGAGCCTGGCCGCCCGCTGGCTCAGCTCCACGGAGCATTTGACCGAATCGGTCGATACGCTGGATACCCCGTCCCAGGGCGTTATGCCGACCGTCTGGCTGCTGACAGACGCGCACGCCAGCGAGCAGAGCCTGCTGGGTTCGCTGCGTCAGTATGGCTTTGACGTCAAGCGCCTGGACGGGCTGGCGGCGGCGGAAGGCGCCCTGGTATTTAGCGGGAGCGTGCACGGCGTGCTGGTGGTGGATAGCGAGCGCGTTAAACTGACGACGACCCTGTCCGAGAGACTGCTGCAAGCCGGTGTGCCGATCGTGTTCATATCGCGCCAGGATGACTTCGAGTCCCGGCTGGAGGCAGCCAGGCTGGGGGGCTGCGCGTTTTTCGCCCGCCCGCTGGATGTCATGAAACTGGTTGAGTTGATCGATTCACGGGTCGGTGAACGCGAGGCGGAAGCCTATCGCATACTGATCGTGGATGATGACGAATTGCTGTCGCTGCACTATCAGCACGCGTTGCGTGGCGCGGGCATGCAGGCCGAAATTGAGCCTGACCCTGCCGATCTGATCAGTCGACTGGAAACATTTCGGCCGGACCTGCTGTTGCTCGACATCAATATGCCGGGTTACAGCGGTATCGAACTGGCCACATCGCTGCGCTTTTATGAAGAGTGGACCGGCTTGCCCATCGTGTTTTTGTCGGCGGAAGTCAACCAGGAGCGGCAGCTGCTTGCCCTGGGTCAGGGCGGGGATGACTTTATTGCCAAACCCATCTCCGAAAAGCGGCTGGTGTCGGTTGTACGGGCGCGGGCTGAACGCATGCGCCGGTTGGCGGGCCTGCGGGCTTGCGATGGCCTGACGGGACTGCTGAACCATGTACATATCAAGGAAGCCCTTGCCGTTGAATGCATGCGTGCCATGCGGGAGCAGTCGACTTTTAGCGTGGTGATGCTGGATATAGACCATTTCAAGCAGGTTAACGATACCTATGGGCATGCCCGCGGCGACAGCGTGATTCGGGCCCTGTCGCACTTGCTGAAAACTCGCCTGCGCGGGTCGGACAAGGTCGGTCGTTACGGCGGAGAAGAGTTTTTGGCGATCATGCCGGGCTGTCAGAAGGATGCGGCACAGCGGCAGTGTGACTGGCTGCGCGAAGCGTTCGCGGCGCTTGAATTCGAGCATGAAGGCGTCATTTTCTCCTGCACACTCAGTGCCGGCATTGCCAGCAGCGAAGACTATGAGCTGCAGCATGCGAATACGTTGCTGGAGTGCGCGGATCAGGCGCTCTATGCCGCCAAGGACGGGGGCCGCAACCGTGTGATTGGCTGGCACCGCCAGCTGGAGCACGAAGCCGGCGCCCGGCACAGCGTCACGGGTTAA
- a CDS encoding tyrosine-type recombinase/integrase: MALSDLIIRQAKATGKTYNLVDTDGLGLVVSPVGGKSWHFRYYWLGKQKRMSLGTYPEIGLRQARALRDESRALLASGINPHTERKQKRRAVRLAAENTFEAVFWVWVEHRRKVLNVGRQSTLSQIQRIFCKDVLPSLGKIPIYDIKRPQLLELLSRIEQRKAFTTAEKVRAWFRQLFRYALVIVDGLETNPAFDLDVVAVPKPPVEHNPFLRMDELPVMLQKLRTYPGKGPQTQLGIRLLLLTGVRTGELRSATPEQFDLERGLWIIPAQNVKQLQNKMRRSGRRPQDVPPYIVPLSVQAIEVIDCLLSRVKPAQHYLFAHRSDFRKRISENTLNRALRQMGFEDRLTGHGIRGTISTALNEVGYPKIWVDAQLSHADTDKVSAAYNHAMHVEPRRRMMQDWADRLDMLEQGQVQAASAHLAIHIEGISSVKSIANLPDTASRMSVVSDESSALGASIVVNSNEGGRSIQRLSPLPIVPEPVVVQEVSGIQRERQEMLAIYETPQNIPVPLFAQLAGKSRDQVNRELKTGKLLALTMDSSEQRVPDWQLDPIKNRLVRAVLKQVVAGDVWQIYHALTQPYRQLDGKAPIDHVTLENFHTVAEMVVSRAC, encoded by the coding sequence ATGGCACTCTCCGATCTGATCATCCGTCAGGCCAAGGCCACAGGTAAAACCTACAATCTCGTCGATACAGACGGGCTGGGATTGGTCGTCTCTCCGGTTGGCGGCAAGTCTTGGCACTTTCGTTATTACTGGTTAGGCAAGCAAAAACGCATGTCGTTGGGCACCTATCCCGAGATCGGTCTGCGCCAAGCACGCGCTCTTCGTGACGAATCCCGTGCACTGCTGGCCAGCGGCATTAACCCTCATACCGAGCGAAAGCAGAAGCGCCGCGCCGTGCGCTTGGCGGCTGAGAATACGTTTGAAGCTGTCTTTTGGGTTTGGGTTGAGCACCGTCGGAAAGTGCTCAATGTCGGACGACAAAGTACCCTCTCGCAGATCCAGCGCATTTTCTGTAAGGATGTCCTGCCGAGCCTGGGTAAGATCCCTATTTACGACATCAAAAGGCCCCAATTACTGGAACTGTTGTCCAGGATTGAACAGCGCAAAGCATTTACGACCGCCGAGAAAGTCCGCGCCTGGTTCCGCCAGCTGTTTCGTTACGCATTGGTTATCGTCGATGGACTAGAAACCAACCCTGCCTTTGATCTGGATGTTGTCGCCGTTCCCAAGCCGCCTGTCGAACATAATCCTTTTTTGCGTATGGATGAGCTCCCTGTAATGCTGCAGAAGCTGCGTACTTATCCGGGGAAGGGTCCGCAAACCCAGTTAGGGATCAGGCTGCTCTTGCTGACTGGCGTGCGGACAGGCGAGTTGCGCTCAGCCACTCCTGAGCAATTTGATCTTGAGCGTGGGTTGTGGATTATTCCGGCGCAGAACGTCAAGCAATTGCAGAACAAAATGCGCAGGTCTGGGCGACGGCCACAAGACGTACCACCCTATATCGTACCGCTGTCCGTACAGGCCATCGAGGTAATTGACTGCCTGCTCAGCAGGGTCAAGCCGGCCCAGCATTACCTGTTCGCGCACCGCAGTGATTTTAGAAAGCGTATCAGCGAAAATACGTTAAATAGGGCGCTGCGTCAGATGGGCTTCGAAGATCGCCTTACTGGGCATGGTATCCGCGGTACGATTTCGACCGCGCTCAATGAGGTCGGCTATCCCAAAATTTGGGTGGACGCTCAGTTGTCGCACGCGGACACTGATAAAGTCAGTGCGGCATACAACCATGCGATGCATGTCGAGCCACGTCGGCGCATGATGCAGGATTGGGCTGACCGGCTGGATATGCTGGAGCAAGGACAGGTACAGGCTGCCAGCGCTCACTTGGCGATTCATATCGAAGGAATATCGTCGGTCAAAAGCATTGCGAACCTACCTGATACTGCGAGTCGTATGTCGGTAGTTAGTGATGAGAGTTCAGCATTGGGTGCTTCGATTGTCGTCAATTCAAACGAGGGTGGTCGGTCGATTCAGCGGCTATCGCCTTTGCCTATAGTACCGGAGCCAGTTGTGGTGCAAGAAGTCTCCGGCATTCAGCGAGAGCGCCAGGAAATGCTCGCGATATACGAGACGCCACAGAATATTCCGGTGCCCTTGTTTGCGCAACTGGCCGGAAAATCCCGTGACCAGGTTAATCGCGAGCTCAAGACTGGCAAGCTACTCGCGTTGACGATGGATAGCAGTGAGCAGCGTGTCCCGGACTGGCAGCTGGACCCGATCAAAAACAGATTGGTTCGGGCGGTGCTCAAGCAGGTCGTAGCGGGCGATGTGTGGCAAATTTACCATGCGCTCACACAACCGTATCGGCAGTTGGATGGCAAGGCGCCGATAGATCATGTAACCCTGGAGAACTTCCATACAGTTGCAGAAATGGTCGTTTCCCGTGCTTGCTGA
- a CDS encoding serine hydrolase domain-containing protein, translating to MQGLKLRPAMALFSTLVLASPLQASVCPDYSAGYNADDYISARDSAPEKMGWMQGSPPPEDKRIKLSDGSFFRFPALRYSAAHMSEFLPTTLVKKRTAQVQTLQYELDASIDTLEITPWGATVPLSWEESLWQTYTDGIIVMHQGKVVYERFLGGFNDYDRHAVMSVTKSLTGTLALDLVHQGLLDESLPVSHYIPELKVSGFGDATVKQLLNMTTAIDFDENYADPKSEIWTFSAAGNPLPKPKGYTGPTGYLEYLPSVQKAGEHGHRFAYRTANTEVVGWLVARVTGMSVADYLEERIWSRIGMEHDAQFQVDERGTPFSGGGFNASLRDLARFAELLRNGGKYQGEQILHPDVVPDIMRGNSHAAFESPLHESLSSWSYRGMWWVTGDANKSFMARGVYGQNIYIDPTNDVVIVRLASHPVAANRANDCVTLPAYQRISEFLTEQNHH from the coding sequence ATGCAAGGTTTGAAGCTCCGGCCAGCAATGGCATTGTTTTCCACGCTCGTGCTGGCAAGCCCGCTGCAGGCATCTGTCTGTCCCGACTATAGCGCCGGCTACAACGCCGACGACTATATCTCTGCACGTGACTCAGCACCCGAGAAAATGGGCTGGATGCAGGGCAGCCCGCCACCGGAAGACAAACGGATCAAGCTAAGCGACGGCTCCTTTTTCCGCTTTCCGGCGCTGCGTTACAGCGCAGCGCACATGAGCGAATTTCTGCCCACCACGCTGGTGAAAAAGCGCACTGCCCAGGTACAAACCCTGCAATATGAGCTCGATGCGTCAATCGATACGCTGGAAATCACACCCTGGGGTGCGACGGTGCCGCTTAGCTGGGAGGAATCTCTGTGGCAGACCTACACCGACGGCATCATCGTAATGCACCAGGGCAAGGTTGTTTACGAGCGCTTCCTGGGCGGCTTTAACGACTATGACCGCCATGCGGTCATGTCGGTGACCAAGTCACTGACAGGCACCCTGGCGCTGGATCTGGTGCATCAGGGGCTGCTCGACGAGTCTTTGCCGGTGTCTCACTATATTCCGGAACTCAAGGTCTCCGGCTTCGGTGATGCCACTGTCAAGCAGTTACTGAACATGACAACAGCCATCGATTTTGACGAGAATTACGCCGACCCGAAATCCGAGATATGGACCTTTTCCGCCGCCGGAAACCCGCTGCCTAAACCCAAAGGCTATACAGGCCCGACGGGTTACCTGGAGTACCTTCCGAGCGTCCAGAAAGCCGGCGAACACGGCCACCGGTTTGCCTACAGAACAGCCAATACCGAGGTCGTGGGCTGGCTGGTTGCACGCGTTACCGGCATGTCTGTGGCCGACTATCTTGAAGAGCGGATCTGGAGTCGCATCGGCATGGAGCACGACGCCCAGTTCCAGGTCGATGAACGCGGCACCCCCTTCTCAGGTGGCGGATTTAATGCGAGCCTGCGCGATCTGGCACGCTTTGCCGAACTGTTGCGAAACGGTGGCAAATACCAGGGCGAGCAGATTCTGCACCCGGATGTCGTACCGGACATCATGCGCGGAAACAGCCACGCGGCATTCGAGTCCCCCCTGCACGAGAGCCTGAGCAGCTGGTCTTACCGTGGCATGTGGTGGGTCACAGGTGACGCCAACAAGAGCTTCATGGCCCGCGGCGTCTACGGCCAGAATATTTATATCGACCCGACAAATGACGTCGTCATCGTGCGCCTGGCTTCACACCCTGTCGCCGCAAACCGTGCAAACGATTGCGTAACGTTACCGGCGTATCAAAGGATCTCCGAATTTCTGACTGAACAGAATCATCACTAA
- a CDS encoding SDR family oxidoreductase, with amino-acid sequence MSTIAVTGSASGIGAAVCLRLEAAGHTLIRVDRVNADIEADLSTPEGRQLAVTQTLKLCNNKLDAVVCCAGVGVTAPSSGLIASVNYFGVTEYIDGLQDTLAQSGTGNAVIIGSVAASSQVANPHAIAAAMLENDEAKACQIAEACQAPHIVYAASKYAATVYGRRTAVSWGKQGMRLNIIAPGAVETPLHQASMDDPRFGEAVKNFVAPLGRAGLPDEIAAGVEFLVSDQARFINGTVLFIDGGMDAMIRADQF; translated from the coding sequence ATGTCCACTATCGCTGTCACTGGCTCCGCTTCGGGTATTGGAGCGGCGGTTTGCCTCCGCCTTGAGGCCGCCGGCCACACCCTGATCCGGGTCGACCGGGTGAATGCCGATATCGAGGCAGACTTGTCCACGCCTGAGGGTCGCCAATTGGCCGTCACCCAGACCCTGAAGCTCTGCAACAACAAACTCGATGCCGTGGTGTGCTGTGCCGGCGTCGGTGTCACAGCGCCCTCAAGCGGACTGATCGCAAGCGTTAACTATTTCGGCGTAACCGAATATATCGACGGACTTCAGGATACCCTGGCACAAAGCGGCACAGGCAATGCGGTTATCATCGGCTCTGTGGCTGCCAGCTCTCAGGTTGCCAACCCCCATGCCATAGCCGCAGCCATGCTCGAGAACGATGAAGCCAAGGCATGCCAGATTGCTGAGGCCTGCCAGGCACCCCATATCGTATACGCAGCCTCCAAGTATGCTGCCACCGTCTATGGCCGCCGCACGGCCGTAAGCTGGGGCAAACAGGGCATGCGCCTGAACATCATCGCACCGGGCGCGGTCGAAACCCCACTGCACCAGGCCTCGATGGATGACCCCCGCTTTGGCGAAGCCGTGAAAAACTTCGTGGCACCGCTGGGGCGCGCCGGTCTGCCCGATGAAATCGCAGCAGGCGTCGAGTTCCTGGTATCGGATCAGGCCCGCTTTATCAACGGCACTGTTCTGTTTATCGACGGCGGCATGGATGCCATGATCCGCGCAGATCAGTTTTAA
- a CDS encoding spinster family MFS transporter, whose translation MATPGSVCSPSAWRRHGLLFLLTLLYAENFIGRQIMAVMIEPIKQEFNASDTAMGLISGLAFAAVFALFGLSAGRLADRVSRTRLLAICALIWSLTTLLCGFTTGFVMLVVARMLVAIGEAPVSSSSISLIADLYPMHRRAFAISCFSSAPTFAAIIAMSLGAWLVAEYGWRTTFIIIAIPAVAVSLCFLLFVREPARGTWDKVGIASPPLGMRATLASLWQLKAFRLLILASGVSTLGANAYGMWNATFLVRSHGLELQQAGILAGFVGGGSAAAGMLFSGWFADHLISRNPRWQLFIPQIGHGIGILAMLAYLLWPTDSTLILNGFAVPTAIIWCGINGFFAVWWVGPCFSLITRLVPPQSRAVAMACQTVLVTLLGVGIGPLVVGFISDLLVPTLGTESLRYSLLLGVVTTAAAMLLLACVARVQRATETPAVLSIV comes from the coding sequence ATGGCGACTCCCGGCTCCGTCTGTTCTCCCTCGGCCTGGCGCCGCCATGGCCTGCTGTTTCTGCTGACACTGCTGTATGCAGAAAACTTTATCGGCCGCCAGATCATGGCGGTGATGATTGAGCCGATCAAGCAGGAGTTCAATGCCAGCGACACCGCAATGGGGCTCATATCAGGCCTGGCGTTTGCCGCTGTTTTTGCGCTGTTTGGTCTGAGTGCCGGTCGCCTTGCCGACCGGGTGTCCCGCACTCGCCTGCTGGCCATCTGCGCCCTTATCTGGAGCCTGACCACCCTACTGTGCGGCTTTACCACAGGCTTCGTCATGCTGGTGGTAGCGCGCATGCTGGTCGCCATCGGCGAGGCCCCTGTCAGCTCCAGTTCGATCTCGCTGATCGCCGACCTCTACCCCATGCACCGGCGTGCCTTTGCCATCAGCTGCTTCAGCTCGGCCCCGACCTTTGCCGCCATCATCGCCATGAGCCTCGGCGCCTGGCTGGTAGCAGAATATGGCTGGCGCACGACCTTCATTATCATTGCCATACCTGCAGTCGCGGTATCACTGTGCTTTTTGCTCTTTGTTCGTGAACCCGCCCGTGGCACCTGGGACAAGGTCGGCATAGCGAGCCCGCCGCTGGGAATGCGCGCCACCCTGGCCTCACTTTGGCAGCTAAAAGCTTTTCGTCTGCTGATACTGGCCAGTGGCGTCAGCACACTGGGTGCCAACGCCTATGGCATGTGGAATGCCACCTTTCTGGTACGCAGTCACGGTCTTGAATTGCAGCAGGCTGGCATACTGGCCGGCTTTGTCGGCGGTGGCTCAGCCGCCGCAGGCATGCTCTTCAGCGGCTGGTTTGCAGATCATTTAATCAGTCGCAATCCCCGCTGGCAGCTGTTTATCCCGCAAATAGGCCACGGTATTGGCATCCTTGCGATGCTGGCCTACCTGCTCTGGCCCACAGACAGCACCCTGATACTGAACGGCTTTGCCGTGCCGACCGCCATAATCTGGTGCGGTATAAACGGGTTCTTCGCGGTCTGGTGGGTTGGCCCCTGTTTTAGCCTGATCACACGACTGGTGCCGCCACAAAGTCGTGCCGTAGCGATGGCATGCCAGACTGTACTAGTCACCCTTCTGGGCGTTGGCATCGGGCCGCTGGTGGTCGGTTTTATCAGCGACTTGCTGGTCCCCACACTGGGGACTGAATCCCTGCGCTACTCACTGCTATTGGGGGTCGTCACCACGGCAGCAGCGATGCTGCTGCTGGCGTGTGTAGCCCGGGTCCAGCGCGCAACCGAGACCCCGGCGGTCTTGTCCATAGTCTGA
- the dmpG gene encoding 4-hydroxy-2-oxovalerate aldolase, whose translation MNLNGKKVTLHDMSLRDGMHAKRHQISLDEMVAVSTALDAAGMPLIEVTHGDGLGGASLNYGFPAHSDEEYLKAVVPKMKNARISALQLPGIGTLNHLRMARDCGVSTIRVATHCTEADVSEQHIGMAAKMEMDTVGFLMMAHMVSAEKILEQARLMVNYGANCIYATDSAGYMLPDEVTEKIGLLRAELPQNVEIGFHGHHNLGMGIANSLSAIEAGASRIDGSVAGLGAGAGNTPLEVFVAVLKRMGVETGIDLYSIMDVAEDIVVPMMDQPIRLDRDALTLGYAGVYSSFLLFAQRAQKKYGIPARDILVELGRRGTVGGQEDMIEDLALTMAREKGLI comes from the coding sequence ATGAACTTGAACGGAAAGAAAGTCACGCTGCACGACATGAGCCTGCGTGACGGAATGCATGCCAAGCGTCACCAAATAAGTCTCGACGAAATGGTTGCAGTATCCACCGCTCTGGATGCGGCGGGCATGCCCCTGATCGAAGTGACCCACGGCGACGGCCTAGGAGGGGCTTCACTGAACTACGGCTTCCCGGCACACAGCGACGAGGAGTACCTCAAGGCAGTGGTGCCAAAGATGAAAAACGCCCGGATCTCGGCGCTGCAGCTACCGGGTATCGGTACCCTCAATCACCTGAGAATGGCCAGAGATTGCGGCGTATCCACCATCCGTGTTGCAACCCACTGCACCGAAGCAGACGTGTCCGAACAGCACATCGGTATGGCGGCGAAGATGGAAATGGACACCGTCGGTTTCCTGATGATGGCACATATGGTCAGTGCCGAAAAAATTCTCGAGCAGGCCCGGCTGATGGTCAACTACGGTGCCAACTGCATCTACGCCACCGATTCGGCTGGCTATATGTTGCCGGACGAAGTGACCGAGAAGATCGGCCTGCTGCGTGCCGAGCTGCCACAAAATGTCGAGATCGGATTCCACGGCCACCACAACCTGGGGATGGGCATTGCCAACTCCCTGTCGGCCATTGAAGCCGGCGCCAGCCGCATTGACGGATCCGTGGCAGGCTTGGGCGCCGGGGCCGGCAACACCCCGCTGGAAGTGTTCGTTGCCGTATTAAAGCGCATGGGAGTCGAAACTGGCATTGATCTTTACAGCATCATGGACGTCGCCGAAGATATCGTCGTGCCGATGATGGATCAGCCGATCCGGCTGGACCGAGACGCCCTGACCCTGGGGTACGCTGGCGTCTACTCTTCGTTCCTGCTGTTCGCTCAGCGAGCGCAGAAAAAATACGGCATCCCCGCGCGTGACATCCTGGTAGAGCTCGGCCGTCGCGGTACAGTCGGTGGCCAGGAAGACATGATCGAAGACCTGGCGCTGACCATGGCCCGGGAGAAAGGGCTGATCTGA
- a CDS encoding acetaldehyde dehydrogenase (acetylating), with protein MSQKLKAVIIGPGNIGTDLLMKMQRSEWIEPVWMVGIDPESEGLKRAAEMGIKTCATGVDGLLPHVIEDDIRVAFDATSAYVHAENSRKLNELGVIMIDLTPAAIGPFCVPPVNLAQHAKNLEMNVNMVTCGGQATIPMVAAVSRVQPVEYGEIVATVSSRSVGPGTRQNIDEFTRTTAGAVEKVGGAKRGKAIIVINPAEPPLMMRDTIHCLTESEPDQAAITESVHAMVKEVQKYVPGYTLVNGPVFDGNKVSVFMQVEGLGDFLPKYAGNLDIMTAAGLRTAEMFAEEVTHGTITLPSRG; from the coding sequence ATGAGCCAGAAACTTAAAGCGGTCATTATTGGGCCGGGGAACATCGGCACCGACCTGCTGATGAAAATGCAGCGTTCCGAATGGATCGAGCCAGTCTGGATGGTCGGTATCGACCCCGAATCCGAGGGTCTCAAACGCGCGGCAGAGATGGGTATCAAGACCTGCGCCACAGGTGTAGACGGCCTGTTGCCGCATGTCATCGAAGATGATATCCGTGTGGCGTTTGATGCGACCTCTGCCTACGTGCATGCCGAGAACAGCCGCAAGCTGAACGAGCTGGGCGTAATAATGATCGATCTTACTCCGGCGGCAATTGGCCCCTTCTGCGTACCACCGGTCAACCTGGCACAGCATGCAAAAAACCTCGAAATGAACGTCAATATGGTCACCTGTGGCGGCCAGGCCACCATCCCGATGGTGGCCGCGGTGTCCCGCGTGCAACCGGTCGAGTACGGTGAAATTGTCGCCACAGTGTCATCCCGCTCCGTCGGGCCTGGTACACGCCAGAACATTGATGAGTTCACCCGCACTACAGCCGGTGCCGTGGAGAAAGTAGGTGGCGCGAAGCGTGGCAAGGCGATCATCGTCATCAACCCGGCCGAGCCACCGCTGATGATGCGCGACACCATTCACTGCCTGACAGAGAGCGAGCCGGATCAGGCCGCTATCACCGAATCAGTTCATGCGATGGTGAAAGAGGTCCAGAAGTACGTGCCGGGATACACCCTGGTCAACGGCCCTGTATTTGATGGCAACAAGGTCTCCGTATTCATGCAGGTTGAAGGCCTCGGCGACTTCCTGCCGAAATATGCCGGTAATCTCGACATCATGACCGCCGCAGGATTAAGGACGGCGGAGATGTTCGCGGAAGAAGTTACCCATGGCACCATCACCCTTCCATCGCGTGGCTAA
- a CDS encoding fumarylacetoacetate hydrolase family protein has protein sequence MSQDLIQPLGLELFSALSEGKTLPPLTERYPQLSIDDAYHISLASLKLREQAGEVLIGKKIGVTSKAVQEMLNVHQPDFGFLTDRMLYPQGSAISLSRAGLIQPRAEGEIAFCLKQDLKGPGVTAADVLAATDWVAPCFEIVDSRIDDWRIKIIDTVADNASCGVFVIGDARVDPNSLDLAAVFMQIHKNAEPAGSGMGSAVQGHPAEAVAWLANTLGEYGIPFRKGEIILSGALAPLIPVQAGDDFSLTVEGLGSCSIRFIP, from the coding sequence ATGTCTCAGGATCTTATTCAGCCGCTTGGGCTGGAACTGTTCAGCGCACTCAGCGAAGGCAAGACGCTGCCACCGTTGACCGAGCGCTACCCGCAACTCAGCATCGACGATGCCTACCATATCTCTCTGGCCAGCCTGAAACTGCGCGAGCAGGCCGGTGAAGTACTGATCGGCAAAAAAATTGGCGTTACCAGCAAGGCGGTGCAGGAGATGCTCAATGTGCACCAGCCCGACTTCGGTTTTCTGACCGACCGAATGCTCTACCCCCAAGGCAGTGCCATCAGCCTGTCGCGAGCCGGCCTGATCCAGCCCCGCGCCGAGGGCGAAATTGCCTTCTGTCTGAAGCAGGATCTGAAGGGCCCGGGCGTGACCGCTGCCGATGTTCTCGCCGCGACAGACTGGGTAGCGCCTTGCTTTGAAATCGTCGACTCCCGTATCGACGACTGGCGAATCAAGATCATCGATACCGTGGCGGACAACGCCTCCTGCGGCGTCTTTGTTATCGGCGATGCCCGTGTCGACCCCAACAGCCTGGATCTGGCCGCGGTGTTTATGCAGATCCATAAAAATGCTGAACCGGCCGGTTCCGGCATGGGCTCCGCCGTACAGGGGCACCCGGCTGAAGCGGTCGCCTGGCTGGCCAATACGCTGGGCGAATACGGCATCCCTTTCCGCAAGGGCGAAATCATTCTGTCAGGTGCCCTGGCCCCGCTGATCCCGGTGCAGGCCGGCGACGATTTCAGCCTGACGGTTGAAGGACTGGGTAGCTGCTCCATTCGTTTTATCCCCTGA